CTTGTCGAGAAGCGCGTCAAGTTCCTTGTTCTTGAGGTCGGGATTCCAGAACTGGCCACTGTGGTAGAGCAGGTACGCGGTGTTATCGAAGTCGAAGGTCCAGCCACCCCAGCCCATCTGATAGGCATTGCTGGTCTGGTTCTTGGGAATGATGTCGCTGTAGAAGGTGTTGGTCTCGTATGTCTTGAGTGCTGGCTTGAGTCCCACGGCCTGGAAGAAGCCAGCAACGGCCTGCGCAACTTCCCGGAAAACGGCGTCCGTCCCAATGAAGTCAATTCCAATGGCGGTTCCTGGCTTCACGCCAGCCGCTGCGAGCAACTGCTTGGCCTTGTTGGGATCATACGGGTACGCCTTGAGGTTCGGGTCATATCCGAAGGACTTCGAGGACTGCAGGGACGTGATGGGGCTGGCATAGCCCTGCAGGATGCTCTTGATGATGGCGTCCCGGTCCACGGCGTAGTTGAGGGCCTGCCGGACACGCACGTCGCTGGTCGGTCCCTTGCTGACGTTGAGGCGCAGGGCCTGCACGGTCGGGCTGGGCACGGCCTGCAGGGTGAGGTTGGCATTGCCCTTGACGGTCGCGGCCTGGGCGACGGGAATGGCGGTGGCGATGTCGACCCGGCCCGCCTGGAGTTCGGCCACGCGCGTGGACGGCTCCTCAATGAATCGGTAGGTGACGTTCGCGAGTTTGGGTGGCCCGCCCCAGTAGTCCTTGAACGCTGTGAGCTTGAGCGACTCGCCATTTTTGTAGGACACAAACTTGAAGGGGCCAGTGCCCACGGGATGGGTGTTGAAGTACGCGTCGCCCTTTTCCTTGATGTACTTGGGGGGGACGATCATGGCGCCATACCCGGCCAGCTTCGTCAGCAGGACTGGGTCGGGCTGGGCCAGGATGAGGTCGACGGTGTAGGGATCGACCACCTTGACTTGTTTAATGGCGGTGTAGTTGGCCTGCTGCGGGCCCTTTTTGCCCTCGGGGCCGAGCAGGCGGTCGAAGGTGAACTTGACTGCAGCGGCGTTGAAGGGCTCCCCGTTGTGGAATTTCACGTTCTTGCGGAGAGTGAAGCGCAGCGTCTTGTTGTTGTTGAGGTACGTCCACTTGGTGGCCAGACCGGGCTGGAGCTTGAGGTCGGCGCTGCGGATGATCAAGCCGTCGTAGATGTTGTGGGCGACTGTCCCCCACGCGACCAGGAAGGTGTCGATCGGGTCCCAGTTCTGCGGGTCCTGCGCTGTCGCGATCGTTAGGGTGCCACTCTGGGCGAGTGAGGTGCTCGCGCTGGCGAGCAGAGCAGTTACGAGTAGGGCCTTGAATGCCTTCATGGTGCCTCCCGGAGCCATGACTGCTTGCCAGTCATAGCATGAGCGAGCGGGTGTCAGTGGGCCTGTCTGAGTTGCGATGCCGTGGTCGGCGATGCGCCAAGCTGAAGGGAGAGGCGTTGAGCGGCGTTCTTCGTGTGGGCCGCGAGGGCCGTTACCCGGTCAGGGCCGAAGTGTGATTCCGGGCCGGACAGGCTGAGGCTGCCTGCGACGCTGCCGTCCGCGTGGTAGATGGGCGCCGCGACTCCGGCCGTGTCGTCTTCGAGTTCAGAGTAACTGACGGTGAAACCGGTGCCTCGGTCGTGCTGAATGTGGTGGCGCAGAGTGTCAGGATTCGTGAGCGTTCCCCGGGCGTACCGGGTGAGCTCAACGTGGTTGAGGTATGCCTCGATCGCTTCGTCAGGGAGGAAGGTGAGGATAGCGCGTGGGCATGCGCCTGCGTGGAGGGCTGCCCGGCGCCTGATGCGTGTATACGTACGGACTGGCTGTGTACTTTCG
This region of Deinococcus apachensis DSM 19763 genomic DNA includes:
- a CDS encoding ABC transporter substrate-binding protein, with product MKAFKALLVTALLASASTSLAQSGTLTIATAQDPQNWDPIDTFLVAWGTVAHNIYDGLIIRSADLKLQPGLATKWTYLNNNKTLRFTLRKNVKFHNGEPFNAAAVKFTFDRLLGPEGKKGPQQANYTAIKQVKVVDPYTVDLILAQPDPVLLTKLAGYGAMIVPPKYIKEKGDAYFNTHPVGTGPFKFVSYKNGESLKLTAFKDYWGGPPKLANVTYRFIEEPSTRVAELQAGRVDIATAIPVAQAATVKGNANLTLQAVPSPTVQALRLNVSKGPTSDVRVRQALNYAVDRDAIIKSILQGYASPITSLQSSKSFGYDPNLKAYPYDPNKAKQLLAAAGVKPGTAIGIDFIGTDAVFREVAQAVAGFFQAVGLKPALKTYETNTFYSDIIPKNQTSNAYQMGWGGWTFDFDNTAYLLYHSGQFWNPDLKNKELDALLDKQHQMSNQQQRLVILRNIAKLTHDQAIDIPLYNQQDLWGVNKRVQGFQAPSDSLLHLNTVSVK
- a CDS encoding IclR family transcriptional regulator, with product MCALAKLPKGSAHRLLASLQTAGLLQRNVQGHYQLGYAFLQFGHLVAQRLDIRQVALPVMHDLLNATREAVSLVLQDGHEAIYIERLESTQPVRTYTRIRRRAALHAGACPRAILTFLPDEAIEAYLNHVELTRYARGTLTNPDTLRHHIQHDRGTGFTVSYSELEDDTAGVAAPIYHADGSVAGSLSLSGPESHFGPDRVTALAAHTKNAAQRLSLQLGASPTTASQLRQAH